The segment TGAATAAAGTGATTGTGATTCTTCCATCGAGGGAACTCCCATTAAGATTGAGCCAGGCACTGCAACTGGAAGATGATGGCCATGTTTCCACGCCCCCACAACCCAGAGGCCCACGCATATCGGACACTTTTTCATCCACGGCCCCGACCCAGGAAACCAGTCAGTATGACAGCTCTTGCACTAAGCACTCTATGAGTTGACTGACAAAATTTGAGTGCGGTGTGTCCTGCATACAAGATGGCCCTCCTTCCTGACTGCTAAATATTTCACAAATGGCCCATAACAGCTGGGCATAGAGGCAGGGTGACTGATAAGCAGTCTGgggtgacagagacagagagacagagacagagacagagagacagagagagagagagacagagagagagagagagagagagagagagagagagagagagagagagagagagagagagagagagagagagagagagagagagagagagagagagagagagagagagagagagagagagagagagagagagagagagagagagagagagagagagagagagagagagagagagagagagagagagagagagagagagagagagagagagagagagagagagtttttataaaacctttattttctaCTCAATTGTTAACATCaataatgacacactgccttttcagaaatgaaacaataaatgtaattcctacacaaaataaataaaaatacaaaagaacatatacattcaacttatttcctcaacaaaaaataatttcccctcctctacaaaacaaagcgctccttcatatgcccacttctcctcaaacacagggagatcttttacagctgagaagaactcaaaatccacttttattcttgctttcactaatcctttaaaaacacatcttatatCCTTCTCATATCCCGTgtctatcttatgtttcctactcaaaaaaattgacatcttagcttgtcccaaaataaaatttaacagttgacattttcttttctgttgcttactatattgaaaccccaaaataaaaacattgttattGAAAATCTCACCTACAGCTCTAAACAAAGATTCCAGTatttccaatagaggttttatcctctcacactccataaaacagtgaaaaatggtttctcttatattacaaaaaggacatccatctctaacatctgagttaatgacagatacaaaagcattaactgcaataatgccatgtaaaaccctccattgcatatcaccagtacccttttgtaacggtggtttgtacagtgctctccatgctggctttaccttgtcatcaattcccaattttaccctccatgTAGTGTCTTTTCTATctttcaatttatctttatttatcaccttgacacaccccctatacaagtccttcccattcacctcatccaaacccacctcctccaaccctctcaaatccaacaataaaccctttctctctgactctgggatatttggtgtaatccctagtcttggaaatgagacgtcttcatcttgtaccttcttctcgtggctattaagcattccccactcttcctctgacagagccttcctgcagcttcccagcatttgttcgacaatcctttccgacctcacccccaaatgttcagccaaccgtcttccatccattaaggcgggcccagccatggccattaactgttttaaggtgatgattttgcccttcaccaaAATCTTAGAaaaatgtggaacagctgcagttgtacaatccagtcttgccccatacaccagaggttcctccaacaaccaatgcactgactccgctgaagttcgtctggacaccttcattatactccacactctgagaagacctctgtaaaacggaggtactccctccctagaaatctgtctactatcaaccagaaataaagccttctttaatcctaatcctccaaccctctgtaatacaagacctgccacccctctccacaccaccttttccggtccataaagcaacctttgaataaactgaaaccggaaagcagcagctctactagcaagatgtacaagaccttgacccccctcctcttttgataaatataaaacactttgtggaacccaatgatatttatcccaaaagaaatccacaataattgcctgtatcttagccagaaggccagatggtggttctaaaactgacaaccgatgccacagtgcagaggcaatcacattattaactataatagtgcgccccctatatgacatacgagataataaccaacgccatctcctcatcctcccttccaccatttcaaccaccccactccaatttttttccatagtcccctcatctcctaggtacactccaagatacttaaaacctcccttacaccattctagcccccctggcaaagccatgatccctccagcCCATTttccaatctgtaaagcacaactcttttcccaatttacctttgcagaggatattcccctaaaacgatcaaccattatactcaaactatccacctccgcttgatttttcactaacacaactacatcatcagcataggctgagagacaaataggaggaatatcctctgaaaggtacaccccttcaatgcgacttctaatgctatttagtagtggctctatagcaatggcatacAACATCCCTgacaaagaacatccctgcctaatacctctacacactttaaaaggagcactcaaaccaccgttaactttcaatacactttcaatgtcaccatatatcacctttatcatggcaataaaacccgagctgaacccaaacgcctcaagcgtgtgccataaatatttatgttcaactcggtcaaatgccttttcctgatcaattgaaattagaccagcatccaacccaatagccttagagacgtccaaaaaatcacgaatcagagaaatgttatcccctatctgcctgccaggaacacagtaggactggtccgtatgtatgatttgccccatcacctccctcagcctgttggacaaagcctttgacaatatcttataatcagtgcacaataaagccaccggcctccagttcttcacctccctagggtcaccctttttgggcaatagggtgaggacagcccttctgcagcttattggtagtaaccctccggttaaactatcattaactacctcaagccaatcctctcccaacatagcccaaaaagacttaaaaaagtcaacgggaagcccatcaatgcctggtgcccttccattttccatgccttttaatgcagtgtataactcctgcaaagacaatggttgctccaGCTCAACCTGCGCTTCTGCAGCCACCTTTGGGAGCCCATCACagaactgctgtgtcactgttttatcctctttgtactcacacttatagagctcagcatagaactctactgccctctttctaatttcactcgggctagtgagctcttgtccaacagctgatttgagacaatgaataatttttctttgtccattctttttctctaaaccaaagaaaaacttggatgaggcatccatttcagatattccctgaaacttacttctcaccaatgccccctgtgctctgatacccagcaggtctgccaatgcagcttttCTCCTCTTGAGGGCCTGCGTATGGCCTCGATTtcctgtggtctcaaccaacgtcatgagttccactatttcaacCTCTAAggctttcattgatctggtgatatccttggtgacattcctcgtgtattgattacagaattgttgaatctggattttccctatatcccaccactgttgaagggatacaaaactgtcctttttagacctccacctctcccacaaaaaactgaaacatttcctgaaatgagcatcactcaataaagttatattaaaatgccagtatgcacttttgggttttacatcattaatgaacaccacctctgttattaaacaatgatcagaaaatcccactggggttatcacacttgatttacagacctgagattgatgctcaaaacaataaaacctatctaacctagccatagagatggtgttctctctcacatgcgcccaggtgtactgccttgtgcctccattttgactccgccaaatatcacacagttcatgtgttacaatgaggcgttttaaaaaaATCCTTGAAGCTATATGAAgttcttggtgatttctatctaaatcgctgactgtgcagttgaaatccccagcaataaataaataatcctctttattacatttctcaatggtatttgataatgtctctaaaaaacataccctctcaactgtcaccactggggcatatatatttatcagacacatagtgatgttttcataccttgctctgacttttaataacctcccctcaactatcTCCTCAACCTCATAAgacaaaggcaaaaacccttttgagaacaaaatagccacacccccactttttgagtttttatgactacacaccactgtccccccccactcctgttgccacataacttcattttccaaattactatgcgtttcttgtaaaaaaattatgtcacttccctttcccctaattaactcatacaccatggctctttttttaccatctcttcccccatttacgtttaaagaagaaatcttaaaactgctcatgtatgaaaaaaatatacagaggatgatacagccaccacatctctttacagagttaaaactGCAACTAAACTCTTTCATTTTGTTTcgaatttacatcacttatcactctcgtgaccactttcttgagtctagcaatttcagggcttttcaaccctcctcctgtaatttttgacatcagaaactttgctgattcaataaacaattcactttcagggaaaaaatcaTTTACATTGTAATCttgcatatatttcttcccttttgtcacCTTTAGAAATTGACGTATCTTCTCTATTCCATAtctcccttccaccccatttGTCTCGCTATAttgttgtgacgcgtcagatgactcactctcgctatcctccccagaagaaaactccaccatctctaccacTTGTTCATCTTCAACTGACTTAtcactctctacctttctcttagAACTAGACCCTTCACCCCCCCTTACATTCTTCCTTTTACTCCTCGGTATTTTGAAAACATCTGCTTCTTTTTCCGTTATTTCAACCTCCTCTTGCCCTCCAATTTCATtctccagcaccacctcagcgacggcagtcgcaatctcaccacctgtttcccctccctcttttttctgatctaccacaatttccaccttatccacaatgccttcttctcctacttttccaaccacatctgcccaccttctcccttcccctgcacccTTAGCATTTTCATCCCCTCGCGTTGGTGCGTTATTTGCACCAGCACTATAACTACTACCGATCTCAGCGCGCTCATTCTCGGGACAACTgcgcaccaaatgcccctctcttccacaaccaaaacatttcattgattcagtcGAAGCGTAAAATACgtaatcaaatccatcaatcttaaaactgaacgctaaattcagttcatcTACGTCCTTTTTTAATATCATATGCACTTGCctcctatgagacacgacatgtttcagcaacggagatttgcatccaaaaagaaccttctttattgtagatacgatttgaccatgacgagataactctcgctgcaacacttcatctctaacaaaaGGTGGCACGTTAGAAAGTATCACTTTTttcgccggattcataagcggaaaCACCTGCGTCTGTGTCTCCCGTAACACAACACCCGTCTCaactattttattcaccttttcaatAGAATCTAAGAAGATCACTAcagcgctattcatccttgaggctgattttatgctatcatacccaatgatagcaCCCACAGCAAGACTACATTCTTCTACTGAACACCCGGCCTCGGCTAGAATCTTCACTCCATGCCTCCTACTAAGTTTTTCAAACTCTACACATCCGCGAGTGGCCATTTcaaccagccccacccgctggttgtgccctcgcgaaaaaacacacaaacaacctcaacgatcccaccacccTTATACGTGCTTAATGATAGTTAAACAATAtacccttaaaacaactaaactaatcaatatatatatatatacataccaaaacccaatagagtgaaaagaatttCCATTCGCTCTCACAAACACTCCTGCttgacgactcactcccagcatgcactccgaagagagagggagagagagagagagagagagagagagagagagagagagagagagagagagagagagagagagagagagagagagagagagagagagagagagagagagagagagagagagagagagagagagagagagagagagagagagagagagagagagagagagagagagagagagagagagagagagagagagagagagagagagagagagagggctatgTATGAggtggagaatgagagagacaaaTGAAGGGAGAGATATGAGGGGATTTAATCTTCCCAGAATGATTCTAACCTTGCTTTTTAGCTAGGGAGCAGGGGCTGATTTCTACCTGGAAAAGTGTGCACACTatccagccaatcagaaacatCACGTGTCAGTGTCACCAAAACCAAAACACAAGAGTCTGTGGTGTGCGACGCTAGCCAAGATCTATACTGGAACAGAGCAGACCCACAGTCACTTCCACATGGGCTGGAGGTTATTGTGTCTGGGAGTGGCCATTCATCAAGTGGACATCAGTAGAGCTGGGGTTAAGTGGAGAGCCTCATGACCTGAACGCAAAAGATGAACATAGCTGTCACTCCAGCTGATGTATTTCAATATACAGAGGTCCTATTGAAACACTTATCACCCTGGCAAGAAGCATCTGTTAAATAGCAACATCAATGTCATGCAACACATAGTGTTCATGGAATATGACACATGCTGATTAGGACCGATAACGAGGAAACGCGTGACAGACAAACTGCATTAGAACTATCTGCCCATTTCCCATGATCAAATGAAATGATATGGGGTACAAAAAAAATAGATACCGCATGACAATAGGAATTGTCTGTGACATCAAGAAACCATTCAGCCTTgctgacacacgcacgcacgcacgcacgcacgcacgcacgcacgcacgcacgcacacacacacacacacacacacacacacacacacacacacacacacactatcatcatcatcagatATGTTTTTGATGCCTCATTGCATTGGTGAGGTATGCAAAGTTCTGAAAGGAATTGGGACTCGTAGGAATATACACCCTATGACGTACACCCACTTTCAATGGACAATACACACTGTGTAGTTACTAGTTAACAAACCAGGACATCCTAGAATATCCAGTTGCACGCCCCTTTCATTGAATTAATGTTTACCTGACTCTCCGAAGTTACAATTAATCACCGCCGCTCACTCTCCAAATTACATTGTGAAAGTATGAGCATGTAATGCAGAGGCTTGTTATTTCCCATAAACTCTCATTTCAATTTAGAAAGTGTAGGCTTAATCCTGAGCCCTGAGAGGCATTTCAGAAATGAGAAATGCTTATTTGGCTTATTTGGCAACCCCggttatacagtaggcctatctcTGGTAAAGGGGCCATAGTGTACACATAGTGTTCGCAGATCATTTTTTATTGAAGTACCCGTCACCCTGTAACCCGAATGCAGGTGTCTCAAATATTAAATGGATAAGAGGTCCTTGGCACAGGGGAAACGTGCACTTGAGTAAGTACGTGTACCAAATTGCTTACACAAGCACCTGGATGTCTGATGGAGCTGTTGTACTGTGGAGGCTGAAGCCAGAAAACACTGGGGGAAAGGAGTGGGAGTCAATTTAGTTGATCTAAAAGTACAGAAGGCTGAATGGATCTTGACTATAGCAGGGTTTGAATTTTTTGAAGCGTAAGATGGCTATCATTGTGTATGGCATTCGCCATACCCTAGCTCAACACcaacaatttcaaataggctactaAAATCATTCCAATCCCGATTAAAAGGGATGTGCAGTGTAGCCGTACTAGGGGctggctttaggaccatgcggaaaGCTAAGAGCCGTGTTTAGCGGTAGACGAGATAATGTTTTAAGACCATACGGACACCTCTGGGCAGCGCGTTGAGGCAGCTACGGTGAAGAGTGAACAGCATGACTTTTATCTCAGAACAGTGCAGAGATGGAATATGGCTGTGTAGatggcaaggtaactgctgtttgacttgACATTGAAACTAAACTAGTTTGTTCATCCCCGCGCTAAGCTGGTGCGTAGCATCTCACTGCTGTATGACACGTGTGTAGAATGTTAAAGCCTGACTAAGTAAGTCCCAAATAAAATGACCCTTTTTTTTCTGGTTTTATATATTTTGAAATATATAGATAAAATACTAATTTGCGATTTGGATCACTTCAAAGTGATACAAATGGAGGTTTTAATAATTATAAGCACAGCAGCTTCGTTTACAAATGTACTGGGCAGATTTTCTCCAGTTATGACGCAATAGGCCTATTGATAATTTTTCGTGGGCACATTCTATGTGTTTCTTTGATCTTTCCACGACTACAGcaacacatcaacaacacatcaacaacacatacaccgtccttgtttttgaaagaacattaaaaaaattgtccatctaaataacattaaattgatcagaaatacagtgtagacattgttcatgttgtaaatgactattgtagctggaaacagatgATTTctaatgaaatatctacataggcgtacagaggcccgttatcagcaaccatcactcctgtgttccaatggcacgttgtgttaactaatccaagtttataattttaaaaggttaattgatcattagaaaacccttttgcaattatgttagcacagctgaaaactgtggtgctgattaaagaagcaataaaactggccttctttagactagttgagtatctggggcattagcatttgtgggttcgattacaggctcaaaatggtcagaaacaaagaactttcttctcaaattcgtcagtctattcttgttctgagaaatgaaggctattccatgtgagaaattgccaagaaactgaagagctcgtgcaatgctgtgtactactcccttcacagaacagcgcaaactggctctaactagaatagaaagaggagtgggaggccccggtgcacaactgagcaagaggacaagtacattagagtatctagtttgagaaacagacgcctcacaagtcctcaactggcagcttcattaaatagtacccgcgaaacaccagtctcaacgtcaacagtgaagaggggactccgggatgctggccttcgggatgctgcttttctttcaaaaacaaaacttTCAAACTTTCAAACTTTTTGAACAGTAATGTATATCTAGCTATATCCCTCTCATTACAAACGAGACTCATTATAAATTAGAGTTGAGTGATACAGAATAAAAGTGTAATTTAGCTGACAAATGCATGTCGTTAACGGTTAATAATATTGGCTCCtggctgtcagtcagtctgtgtgtctgtctgtctgtctgggtgcaACAGCTGATGACGTGCAGGAGAAGACATTTTTGAAAACACTGGCAGGTCTATTGTTACAACGTTGCTTTGATGTTGCTACTTTGAGCTTCTGGATGAAAACTGGAATTGTGGGCGATTTTCATTCAGCAAGGGATTGAGAATATTTTAGACTCCTCAGCATGACCAGTGCCAGCCTGCTGGACACTGgataataataaaacaaaacaaaaaggtcAGCTCTGTCTAAGCTACTTCTGGTAAGTGAAGGTAGCTAGTTAGCTCATTTAGATGGCTAGTATACAGATAGATCCACACACGCATTGCTTGCGTGATTTAACCTACAGCCAAATAAACATTGAACTTGTCTATGTACATTAGAATGACATTTTACTGCTGTAGCATTTATAGCTGACTCCACTTGCACATTTGAATGTTAATAATTTGCATCCCAtgtagaacatttaaaaaatacatttaataagATTGGTGTTACAATTGAGGATGTTTCCTACTACAGGCTCTGCCCAGAGGTCAGGACCTTTATGGCACAGGGGGTAGTGCACACGTGTCTTGTTTTGCAGGGCTTCTGGTTCAAACCCTGCTCCCCCATAGCTACAGACAGTGAATTTGTAGGTCTACTgtaattgagattttgtgtcagtGTAGTAGTAATGAGATGGGATTTGAAGGCAATTTATGGACACCTAGTAGCTTTCACGGTCACACAAAATGGAAAGTCCATCATACCATAATGTCATTGTCCGTAAACTGCCACTTCTACAGCCTCTTCAATTTTCTTAAAATATATAAACAACCTGCTAATATGCATTCACACATATCATTACGGGGTGCTTTTGGAGACGTGTGGCACGTTTGTTTACTTTCAGGTTACTCACAGAATCACTGGCGTTTTTACGGAGCTGTTCCTCCTCTCCAACGTCCGCAGATTTTACTACCAGCTTCTCGAAGCATGCAGAGCCGAGAGAGGAGCTCTTCTGGTGGGACATGATTAAATGGGAGACGATGAGCTTCGGGCACTCGTGTCCCGTTAGCTCTGGCTTGCTTGTCGACACTCCATCCGCCCCCAGCAGCTGTTGCATAGGTTGCCCCGTGCTGCTGTTCCCAGGGTCCGCTGTACCGCCGAGTGACAGGTCGCCCGGGAAAGTCGACTGGGTAGAAGAGCAGAGATTGGGCTGTGAGGACGAAAAGACACGGTCCAACTGTTTCTTTTTCCTTTTAAACATCCATAACCCCGTCTCCTTTTTACCGTCGGGATTGCGACGTTCAGAGACCAATTTGGGACTCAAAAACGGTTTGGTTTTTTCTTGAAAATTCTTCCACATCCTCCGTTGATAGGACATCGATTCCTGTCCCTTCGTGGCGTTATCGTCCTTGTTTTTCTCCTCCATAGTGCCGGTACAGCAGCCTGCCAGTCTGCGCGCACCGCGTCGTGAATGTCACCGTTGGCTGAATGAAGATACTGCACTTCCACTATGATCAATTTCCAGCGCCAATGAGCCCCACAAGACGAATGGGGTCGTGCAGGTCTTCTGGGTCTTCGTCATCCGCGAATGTGTGCGCCTGAAGTGTGAATTTCATGAGAAACGTGGTGTGTTGCGGTCAAACGGTAACATTTTGGAGCGGAAGCGTTGCGCTTGCCATAAATGTGAAATTCACACAGGCTGCATGGACAGAAAAATCATCACACTTATTGGAGTCAGAATCAGATGGAAACACATACCTCAACAGACAGCGGACAGCGCTTAATAACTTATGCGTTGGTAGTTAGTAGTTACAATATACATTTCCAATAGAGATAGAGTAGAGAACTGAACGTAAGACTGACTGGCCATATTAAAATATTTAATGCGCCTCCCCCTGGTCAACCCATACCAGTGGGTTCAAATTATCACATGTTCTGATTGCGTTTCATAATGAATTGTATGCCATTGACAAAGGCTAGCAGATTTTGTTTTCATTTTGCAAGAGgggtgtgcgtgtgcatgcgtgcgtttAATGAATATTAGCCGAATAAATTAGTCCTTTTGATGCCTTCCCTCTGTTGTGAATGAATGCACTTTCTCTCTGAGAGAAGGGAGCACGCATAATCCAGATTTTTACTCGTGaaagaaaataaaacaattacaCAGAAATTGTGTAATAGAATGATTGTtaacctaaaatattgtcatatagTCATAAATACAGTTTATATGGGTTGTATACACATTTTCTGTATAAATAGTCTCTAAAATATGTCTTAAatgttgttttcttggaaagctgAGATTGCTATTATATCatacaatatcagtacttgttgcatttacaacttgcCTGTTTAAAAAGAGACACTGACAGTGTAATCCTGTGGGATTGTCTGATGTAAGGATTGGAAGCAGGACTCAGAactagaggtcttcacgggtccAAAAAGTTGGATCTGTGGCTTTCCCACTTGACCCGATATgcataaatacattttcaaaaaacagAGATCTGTTCATAATGGACCCGAGGACAGTCAGACCCGCCCGTTCTGAAAAGGTCAGTGGAAAGGTCCGTGGTTTGGatccgagagaaagagagcgagaaagaaaccTCCAAAATGGGTTCTACCAGCCCCATCAATAAACAGGCCATATTGATCCATAATTACGTCCCATTAAAAACTGGACATAACAAATTAcccaaaataatatttgttgtgTTTTGATGTGTAGCCTATTAAAATCTTTATTGTTTTATTGGTTtttactttcctaaaacaataGTTGTCTATCTCGTGGTTCAGCTGTCAGAGATTTTAGCGATAAATGCATATGTGTATGATATTCATATTCAGAAAAGTAATATTAAAGGAGACAAGCTTAGGCCTAgcttaggcacacacacacacacaaccattgcAATTACACCTAGATGATGGCATTAAAATGGGGATTGTGAGCATGAATTCTGTATATGGTGCAATCTGAGTGACAGTAAATGAGGAACAGGCCAAGGACTAGGATGTACATTTATGTAGGTCATGATCCCTATAAGATGATCTGATAAACCGCTAAAGCACTTTGCCTATCCACCCCTGCCACAATCCATTCATGAAACAACTCATGACACCTGAAAGTCAAACACACCCCAAGTACTTAATCCAAACTCCACGTCTAATTGAACAACTTCAACTCTCATGTAAATGTTGTTTCTCAGACTATGGATGGTGCAGGGGACTTGGAGACAATAGCAGCTCGGTCCCTGTCTTTCCCCCTGTCCCACTGGAAAATGAACCACCATCTTTAAGGAAACAGGTGGAGGTGCATTCTTCATAGTCACAACTGCAACCAATCAGAGCACACAAGCAATTCATTCAAACAGACAAATAAGCTCACAGTTCCAAATCACATGACTACTGTAATTCACTGAATAGATGTACAGTACCTCCACCCTTGTAACATACATATCTATAGGATAAATGAGAAGGGGGGGGGAAATCACTCAGGAAGGTAGATATTTTTTCAACACAGTAATTTAGACTTGGAAAGGGGTAAATAATTCAAGAGAATGTTGGGGGGGAAAAAGTACAGCCTAATAAAAAAATATCTTAGATTAAGAGAAGCTCTTAGACGGATTAATTTGGAGGATAGGCTAAATCAATCACAGCGCTAGTCGTCTTACTTTAATCAGCATGGCATCGATTGGAGGGCAAGGGAATGAGACACCAGGTCAGCTATTAAATCTGCACTGCTGAGTGTTGCGTGTACTGGTGTTGAGACCATCTTCCACTAGAACTTTCTGCCATGGCCCAGAGGTGTTTGACTGGGTTTAGGGATGGGTTCGTATGTTCATCTAATCTCTTTCTCTATGAGATAATTATATGGGCAGAAGAAAGTTATCCTCAACTAAGAATGTTCCAATTTAATCACTTAACACAATCACAAGCATTTCAGCTGGGGCAATTAAAAGTATTTCCCCTGAGTAGATATTAACATTTAGTCTGGGAAAGGGACATTTTAGCACAGGTTTGTAAATATGTAATTGGCTTTTTACAGATGTTAATGAGGCTCTGCTAGAGCAGCAGTTTTCAATGAAGGAGATGGCCATAGTTGAGCGCCAACAGACATGGAAACTAATCAAACAGACAGAATACATATCTAAATTGAATTTCTGTGAAAGAAGCACTCCAGAACAATCCAGCCTCAATAAAAATCCACGTTGAAAAGTATTGTTGGTCTACCACCACACAAATACTGGAAATACTACACTTTATTGCCAAAACGACTATACTTTAGCAACTAAAGTAATAGAGGAAGTTAAAAGATGGTTTGCTTGCTGAGCTCAGTGCTAACA is part of the Salvelinus namaycush isolate Seneca chromosome 18, SaNama_1.0, whole genome shotgun sequence genome and harbors:
- the zgc:194908 gene encoding multiple C2 and transmembrane domain-containing protein 1, with the translated sequence MEEKNKDDNATKGQESMSYQRRMWKNFQEKTKPFLSPKLVSERRNPDGKKETGLWMFKRKKKQLDRVFSSSQPNLCSSTQSTFPGDLSLGGTADPGNSSTGQPMQQLLGADGVSTSKPELTGHECPKLIVSHLIMSHQKSSSLGSACFEKLVVKSADVGEEEQLRKNASDSVSNLKSWKDQRNT